The following are from one region of the Arachis duranensis cultivar V14167 chromosome 10, aradu.V14167.gnm2.J7QH, whole genome shotgun sequence genome:
- the LOC107469398 gene encoding uncharacterized protein LOC107469398, producing MQNPLSSTRKVEVTLANTVLFSAMGHSISHRSECFSWGHNGWHCSKRLYVKFSPYVKTLSWITRHFIVGLSRALNMPVNQMLWLGTHLLLSQKELQNLERKKALVCTCCKGTGHTKRTYLAKGDYDEQHDLRDDAFEGDDLDMPDRDDEHVGDNLFLGPRGTSNNVYHNT from the exons ATGCAAAATCCCCTGAGCAGTACACGAAAAGTTGAGGTGACGTTAGCGAACACGGTGTTATTCTCCGCCATGGGGCACTCCATTTCGCATCGCAGTGAATGTTTTTCCTGGGGGCACAATGGTTGGCATTGTTCCAAAAGGTTATATGTGAAATTCAGTCCTTATGTAAAGACCTTGAGTTGGATTACAAGGCATTTCATTGTGGGGTTAAGCCGAGCGCTGAACATGCCGGTGAATCAAATGCTGTGGTTAGGGACCCACTTGTTGCTTAGTCAAAAGGAGCTCCAAAACTTGGAAAGAAAAAAGGCCTTGGTATGCACTTGCTGCAAGGGTACGGGACACACAAAGAGAACCTACCTAGCCAAGGGTGATTATGATGAACAACACGATTTGAGAGACGATGCATTCGAGGGGGATGATTTAGACATGCCTGACCGG GACGATGAACACGTGGGTGATAACCTGTTTTTAGGCCCCAGGGGCACATCGAATAACGTCTATCACAACACG TAA